The window gtagaggccgtggtaggggtagaggtgcagcccgtacaacagtTGGGGTAGTGCCTACAGATCCActggttgtcccagatcaggaccaagttccagttgttgatgcaccagctcaggcaccacatgtgcctattgtgattccgggccttcaggaggccctagctcagattctgaccgcatGTACTGGCTTTGCTCAGGCGATCTCTATTTTGATTGCcgcaaccacatctcaggccaggggaggcactcagactcccatcgctcggacacccgagcaggttattcagggacttcagacaccagagctaccaccagcccagccggttgttgttgctcaggattatgtggttcctgctatgcctgaggatgatcagcgtaggttggagaggtttgggagacttcagccaccaccttttagtggcacagagagagaggatgctcaggactttttggacaggtgtcagaggatactccgtactgctggtattttggagacttgtggggtctcattcactacctttcagttttctggggctgcactcagatggtgggagacttacgagaggcgtaggcctgttggcgcagcaccccttacttggcagcagttctctgtgaTCTTTTTGGAGACGTTCGTGCCTcgatctcgcagagaggagctgcgtagatagtttgagcggctacgccagggtgatatgtatgtgatgcagtatgagatgcggttctccgagttggcccgtcatgctatctggttggttcccacggacagagagaggatcatgaggtttattgatggcctcacttatcagctacagttgctcatgaccagggagcgagtttcgggtgctacctttgatgaggttgtcgacattgcttggcagattgagatggttcgtggtcaggagagggttgagcgggaggccaagaggcctcgtggtcagggtggattcagtagtgctccttttgggggtcagttccagcacagtagaggtcgtcatttcagacaagCTCAGTCAGCTCgaccatttcatcggggtgcatcatctggccatggttcttatagttctcatcagggccactcatcacttggtgcccttccagttcagagttcatcccgtgctccacctgttcacggctcttccatgccaggttcttctaccagtcatcccggtgctaggggttcccttcagtttttGCCGCCAGCactagggagttgttttgagtgtggggagcttgggcatatgtggaggcagtgtcctcgtcttcatggaggtctatctcagaggattcagcctccgactacagctccagctacctcaccatccgcccagtcagctcggggtggaggtcagtcagctaggggtcgccctagagggggaggcagatcagggggtggtcaagCCCGtctctatgctctccctgccagaccatatgctattgcttcagatgctgcgattacaggtattgtctcagtttgccacagagatgcctcagttttatttgaccctggttccacatattcatatgtttcctcgtatttcgcccattttctggatatgcctcgtgagtccttagtttcatctgtacatgtatctactcctgtgggtgatactattattgtggaccacgtatatcggtcatgtgtggtgacaattgggggtctggagacccgagtagatctattgttgctcagtatggttgactttgatgtgatattgggtatggattggttatctccatgtcatgttgttctagattgtcacgctaagacggtgacattggctatgccgggaattccgagggttgagtggaacggttctatagattatgtaccaagtagggtgatttcatatttgaaggctcagtgcatggttgagaagggttgcctatcttatttggcttttgtgagggatgttagtgcaaagACTCTTGTCATtcattctgttccggtggtacgtgattttccggatgtgtttcctgcagacctaccgggcatgccgcctgacagggatattgactttggtattgatttggtgccgggaactcagcccatttctattccaccgtatcgtatggcaccggcggagttgaaggaattgaaagaacagcttcaggaactccttgataaggggtttattcggcctagtgtgtcaccttggggtgcaccggttctatttgtgaaaaagaaggatggttccatgagaatgtgtattgattacaggcagttgaacaaggtcacagtcaagaacaagtatcctttgcctcgtattgatgatttattcgaccagcttcagggagcgagggtgttctccaagattgatttgaggtccagttatcaccagctgaagattcgggattcagatattcctaAAATGgatttcaggacccgatatggccattatgagttcttggtgatgtcttttgggctgatcaatgccccagcagcgttcatgcatctgatgaacagtgtattccagccctatttggactcattcatcgttgtattcattgacgacatcctggtgtactctcgtagccagaaagagcacgctcagcatttcagggttgtattgcagagattgagggagaggaaactttatgcaaagttctataaatgtgagttttggctcagttcaatagcattcttggggcacgtggtgtccaatgagggtattcaggtagatccgaagaagatagaggctgtgcagagttggcccagaccgtcctcagccacagagattaggagatttcttggtttggcgggttactaccgtcgctttgtggaaggattttcatctattgcatcgcccttgaccaaattgacccaaaagggtgctccattcaggtggttggatgaatgtgaggagagctttcagaagctcaagactgctttgaccacagctccagtgttagttttgccatcaactttaggttcttacaccgtgtattgtgatgcctcaagaatgggcattggttgtgttttgatgcaggagggtagggtgattgcctatgcctcgcgccagttgaagacccataagaagaactatcctatccatgatcttgagttagcagccattgttcacgccttgaagatttggcgtcattatttgtatggggttcattgtgagatctatactgatcaccggagtctacagtatctgttaaagcagaaggatcttaatttgcgtcagcgaagatggttggagcttcttaaggactatgatatcactatcttgtaccatccggggaaggccaatgtggtggctgatgctttgagtcgccgggcagagagtttggggagtttagcctatcttccagcagtagagagacctttggcattagatgttcagaccttggcaggccattttgtcagattggatatttcggagcctagtcgggtattggcttgtgtggtctccaggtcttctctttatgaccgtatcagggagcgtcagtatgatgaccctcacttgctcgttcttcaagACAGGGTTTGGAGaagtgatgctagggatgtgactattggtgatgacggggtgctgagaatgcagggccggatatgtgtgcctaatgtagatgggcttcgagagctgattcttgaagaggcccacagctcgcggtattccatccatccgggtgccgcgaagatgtaccatgatttgaggcagcactattggtggaggcagatgaagaaggatatagttgggtttgtggctcggtgtctaaactgtcagcaagttaagtatgagcatcagagaccgggtggcttgcttcagaggctagagatcccagagtggaaatgggaacagatcactatggactttgtagttgggctcccacagacttcgaggaagttcgacgctattttggttattgtggatcggctgaccaagtccgcgcacttcattccaattggtactacttactcttcagagcggttggctgaaatttacatccgagagatcgttcgcctacATGGTGTCCCGGTtaccatcatttcagataggggtacccAGTTCACATCgcggttttggagggccgtgcagcgagagttgggtactcaggttgagttaagcacagcttttcaccctcagacggacgggcagtccaagcgcactattcagatattggaggacatgttgcgtgcttgtgtcattgattttgggggttcataggaccagtttttgccactcgcggagtttgcatataacaacagttatcagtcgaggaggtgtagatctccggttggatggtttgagccgggtgaggctaggctcctaggtacagacttggtccaagatgcattagataaggtgaaattgatttaggagcggcttcgcacggcgcagtctaggcagaagagctacgcggataggaaggtccgtgatgtgtcttttatggttggggagaaggttttgctgaaggtatcacccatgaagagtgttatgaggtttgggaagaggggcaagttgagcccccggttcattgggccttttgaggtgcttcagaggataggagaggtggcttataagcttgccttgccacccagcttgtcgagtgtgcatccagtgtttcatgtttccatgctccggaagtatattggagatccgtcccatgttttggatttcagcacggttcagttagagggtgatatgacttatgatgtggagccgatggctattttggatcggcaggttcgaaggttgaggtcaaaggatatagcttcagtgaaggtgcaatggagaggtcagcctgtggaggagtccacttgggagaccgagcgggagatgcggagcagatatccatgcctattcgagactccaggtatgtttctagacccgttcgaggacgaacggatttttaagagggggaggatataacgacccggccggtcgtttcgagagttgtaacttgttttccccattcctacttcttttggTGTTATTCAACAATATTAGATTATATCGGGTTAGGtagttcgagtccggaaggaactcggagtgaaatgagacacttagtctcataattaaaaattttaagttagaaatgtggatcggatatggacctatgtataaacggcctaggatttgaattttgatgattccaatagctccgtatggtgattttggtcttaggagcgtgtacagaatattatttggaagtccgtagaggaattcggcttgaaatgccgaaagtttaatttttgagaagtttgaccacggggttgactttttgatatcggggtcggaataagattctggaaattggaatagctctgttatgtcatttatgacttgtgtgccaaatttgaagtcattccggattcatttaacatgttttggcacaagatttgtaaattgaaaagtttggaaACTCAAAAGATCGAACCGatgtgtgaattgtaattttagcgtcgtttgacatgatatgagaccccgagtaagtccatatgatgttttaagacttgttggtatatttggttgagatcccgagggtctcgggtgaatttcggatggtcaacgaaatttaattttggcatttcaagaacgttcgacgtcgtttcttcgagaataagtggtatcacattaagcaaatgagttctaaattaatatttgattgaagaattagatccgtattgaaatttctGAGCCATaccaaaaagaatcgtcgaattcggacatcgtatgagagagttatgcccattttcgtatCGGAAAAGATTTTCCATCGCCGCTTAAGGGTACTGGAAATTGCGCCataggcagcgccccacgctacctgtgacgcTCAAAAACATCAGAGGCTCTATAAACGGGTcttttggccatttttgacataaaaatagttggggagctcggtttgggcgattttcagaggcgAACTTCACAAATTGGACTGGGGTAAGTGATCTTAACTTGATTTGGTCCGTTATTCATGAATCTAACATTATTTCCAGCacttatttcatgatttgggggattagaatagaaatgtttcaaaaattgatttgagggtttgaaggccgaatcggagtcggaatttagaaaattttgtatggttggactcgtggttgaatgggcgttaatattttgtaacttttgttgggttccgagacgtgggccccactattgatttttgagttaatttcggatttatttgtgaaatttggcattttcatatggaattgattcctacacctcgtgttgattgtatcgaattattttgactaagattcgaggcgtttggaggccgaatcgcgaggaaaaggcttattggaataaataattgctcggattgaggtaagtaacgattgtaaatctagtcctgagggtatgaaaccccgaattttgtatcattctactatttttagtgacgcacatgctaggtgacgggcgtgtgggcgtgcattgtTGGGGATTTCTGActtgatacttatatgatttagaaagatttatgtaaattgggctgaatgccatgtttgggccttgcgccaatgctgtttgaacccttaggggctgatttcttaccatcctctcattattttcgattgaaaatctatactcagtcatgtttatgcttgtttaccgcataactcagtttatgactctatttttatgcacataaatattttgggccgaatgccctgttttactgaaatgcccgagtggcttgagatacttatgactgagtgaggccgagggcctgatttgtgaggatgagtgtggatcggggctgcccgcctacagcatacctgagtgaggccgagggcctgatttgtgaggatgagtgtggatcggggctgcccgcctgcagcatactttattattatcgcacatgagttgtccatgcagattatagcgcttgggatgaaggatcccctccggagtctgtacacacccccagtgagtgcaggtacctactgagtgcgagtgccgagtgccgagtgctgagtgctgagtgactgtgaggtatgcccgagtggcaagagtgattgtgaggtatgcccgagtggcaagagtgattgtgaggtatgcccgagtggcaagagtgactgtgaggtttgcccgaagggctgtttatgatttcatcatttttgctcacatttgcattgagcctttgtttgaaaaattgttggaaagatgtctttaaatgattttctttttagtggaactgggtttaaatgagatgtttgattcaaatcgtgatttttaaaagcatgtggtattttactaagatttcctgatatgaacattatatgctttatttctcgtcactactgctcagtctttatttattgttgttacttactgagttggcgtactcacgttactccctgcaccttatgtgcagaatCAGGTGTGGCTGGAcatggtagcggttattgagtgttctggttgcaaattttcttggagatagcaaggtagctgtttggcgatcgcagcccctgctcttctccctcttgtcttcctctagttgtatttagctattttccaggctgagttagccttgacgTTGTTAGACAGAtcgtagtagatgctcatgactagtgacaccccgatgtcgggcttttcttttccgcacttctgtttttctttgatttaaactcTTTAATtagaggttttatgttaaataaccttgaaattatctttgaaatgaaattaTCGTTTTGCTTTGGAaatgagttggcttgcctagttccacgataggcgccatcacgacaggttaggtttttgggtcgtgacaggtgatttgtgtggtgtccaattttttacGTGCACAGAGTATAGAAGGACccggttcttctatgtgttccaactactactgttgcggaataataagtatagaaattaaagaacacaagtattttacgtggaaaacacctggctcaaaatatgaaaaaatcacgacctactttccagtaggatttcccaaactcttcactaaatcactaggccaaaaactacatttacaaaatacttttgtaaacctaggattaactctaatcccgttgtggcaaccagcctctaactgttgcgactacttcaagttaactctaacttgaatactctgagtacctattacagttgcctctagataaagctgaaaggtacaatatgaaaacacctactacaattgaactagaataaaagacagacacttggaactggttattctatctggttcatgtagcttcaggttcgcacacttgaatcacacacgaattgcttgcaaaatgccttgttATTTTGTTCTAAATTCACATTTAACTTCTACTTTTGTGCGTcacctgtagaatgagaacatcctgcgatttatagagttagtagagaagaaaataactagagttctaatgctactcttccttggtggaagagttctagttgatctcaacctctaactcctcccttatcttggatagtgttctctttaattaaggagtccttctccttatcaattatgcaacccttttcgatcaggagatatctattattatgccAGATTTCGTTTATCTCTTGCATGTGCATCTCACGTGCTTTGAATCTGCCAGTGTCTATGCCTACTAGTGATGGACCTAGTTCATCCCTGatttcctttgtcaatcttcaaaactatcctttacttgggccaacataTACCGACACCGACATAATAAACAACTACTAGGTGATCGACCTAGCAACAAGTATTTGACCCTACTTGTCTGGGCGGCTTCCCGTAGTGTTGTACGAGTTGAATTAACCTCATTACTTTAAGTAATGATCATTTGCCCTCTCAATGGGGGACTTTATCCCACAAACCTCGGCTTAGTCTTGGAATGTGTCCccacaccggcacgtgtagttccATAGTAATGAACTCAACATTCGAACCAATCTCGGTGATCTCCACTAATAACTCCCAAAAACATTTGatatttcaaaaatagatttataGCATATTAGCCTCAAATGAcctatttttatcaaataatTGCTCATGGCCAAACTAAACCATTTGAATAAAACAATTAAACATATGATCTTTTTCATgttaaagcctttagcaatttaacatccaTCTTTCAAAGATACAACGAGTGTTATCCATTAATCAAGTTTCAAAAGGAAATACTTTTCATAAAAATACATCTTCGGCactcaaatattttatattcTTTCCAATACTCAAGTTTGAATAAAACTTATAACATTTTCCTCAAGCATCGTTTGACATCGAATCTTTAGAAACACGATTTTTCAATTGTAAAACAACAAACTTTCTTTATGCAATACAACTCCAAATATATAGTGACATCCTTTCCCGCTTGTCCCCGCAAGTATGGATGCACATTTACAAACTCACGTAATAACTCAAATATGATTTTAGAGAAAATCCCTCAAGAAGCGTAAGtattaatcaacttacctcgagTCCAAGCTTCAAAATAATAGTATGACGCTTCAATTCATTTATAACTCTCAAACGTCGCCAACAAGTTAATATCTACATTAGACATCCCAAGACATCAAAATGTATCCAAATATATGTCGATACCCATTTAAGGTTCACAAGTTAACTATAATTCTTCAACAAGCCCATTTCACCCATACATATCCCTTTTATCCTTAATTGCTTCCATCATTGGCCTTTAAGCCTAATACATGTTATACGATTCAATACTTAATCATGATTAAGCTATTGAAGCACTAAGATCACCAATCATCTTAACAAGATTCAAAaattcactattcatcttcttctccattcaagaaccctaactcacaatacccatttcAAGGACTAGCATAATTCTTCAACCAATTGGTACTTTCTACTTTACAATACATTCCAAATACTTAATCCATAAATGTATTTAAGTGTAAGGTAGGAATTTTACCTCTTGTATCTCAAACCCTAACTTGAACCCTTTTGAATGAATCTTGAAGATTAGAGGAATCTCTATGAATTTCAATCCATGTAGATATTAATACTATCATTAACTAGTGTTAATCcattataaaaatatcataaaactcaTCTTTGATGTGTATTTGGGTTGGGGATGCTCCACCTTCTTTCTAGAACCCAAAACTTAGCCAAAAATGAAATTTCTTTCTCTCTCCCCGAATCCCCCTATTTTTATAGAAAATATCCTGCGTAGGCAAATTGTGTAGCCTACGCAGCTTGCCTGCATAGCCTACGCAGCTTAGTCCTCCCCCTCACTTCCATTTTGTTTTGCCTACGCAGCCTGCGTAGGCTACCCAAGAAGGCTACGCAGGTCTGTTGGAATCCTTTCCTCCCTCTTAGCTCAATCATTCCAATCTATGCCTTTAATCATACAACTTGAGGACCTTAAATCCATCTTACCTTCACACCTAAGTATTGTAATGATCATATTACCCTCGTGTGGGTTCGCAAGCACTTCGAGGTCTCGCAAAATATTCTCTTAAGCTTGAGTTCGGCTTAATCTTGTTAGAAAATTTTTCTGGGGCTTCACAAAAATGGCATTAGACATGAACATTCTACAATTGGAGATCTACGACAACTCTAAGTTGATCATCAACCAACCTTTGAGGAGTTACAAGGTAAAGAAGGAAGGCCTCTTGCCATACCATCAATATACTTTTGGTTTACTTTAAAGATCGACCAAGTTTTCTTAAACCACGTCCCAAGAGAAGAAAATTGCAAggctgatgctttggctaactTGGCCACGACACTGGCACTTGGAGAGAATGAGTTAACAAAGGTATATGTGTGTCATTGATGGGTTAATCCTAGACTTCTTGATCTTCAAATCAACGAAAGTCATCATATATCTGTTCGAGTGATTGAAGAAGAAGATTGGAGGCAATCACTAATAGAGTACCTTGAACATGGAAAGTTACCTAAGGATCCGCGACTAAGAACAGACATCAAACGAAGAGCACTACGATTCATCTTCTATAAGGAGACATTATTTCGCCGCTCTTTTGAAGGACTATTCTTGCGATGTCTTGACAAAGAAGAAGCCCACCAAGCGATGGAGGAAGCACATTCTGGCTCATGTGGAGCACACCAATCTGGTCCCAAGCTCCATTTTCACATCAAGAGGATGGGCTACTACTGGACGACAATGGTGAAGGATTGCATGGAGCATGCCAAAAGATGTCAAGCGTGTCAATTTCATGCCAACTACGTCCACCAACATCCAGAGCATCTTCATCAAACTATAGCttcatggccttttgttgcatgagGACTTGACGTTGTTGGACCACTTCCAAAGTCATCAAAGGGACAAATGTACATAGTGGCCGCTACTGACTACTTCTCTAGATGGGCTGAAGTTGTTCCACTCAAGGATGTGAAAAAGAAAATTATTGTCGATTTTATCAAGTCATATATAATTTTTAGGTACGGCATACCAAGATACATAATCACTGATAATTGAATGCCATTTGACAACAATATTGTGAAGAGTTTGTGTAAGAAGTTCGATTTCAAGCAACATAAGTTTTCAATGTATAATGCACTCGCCAACGGCCTTGCTGAAGCTTTTAACAAGAAGTTTGGTAaccttttgaagaaagttgttgcaAAGAACAAGAGAGACTAGCATGAGAAAATTGGTGAAGCTTTGTGGGCATACCGGACAACCTTCAGAACTGCTACACAAGCAACTCCTTACTCTTTGGTATATGGCGTAGAAACAGTTCTTCCACTAGAGCAACAAATTCCATCATTGCAAATCGCAATCCAAGAAGGACTCACATCCGAAGAGAATGCTCAACTTCTCCTAGCAGAGTTAGAGGCATTGGATGAGAAAAAATTGGAAGCGCAACAAATATTGGAGTGCTATCA is drawn from Nicotiana tabacum cultivar K326 chromosome 22, ASM71507v2, whole genome shotgun sequence and contains these coding sequences:
- the LOC142175693 gene encoding uncharacterized protein LOC142175693, producing MPFDNNIVKSLCKKFDFKQHKFSMYNALANGLAEAFNKKFETVLPLEQQIPSLQIAIQEGLTSEENAQLLLAELEALDEKKLEAQQILECYQARLDSLQQESATTIIPRETWSKLLEDL